TGACCCCGTTATACTCAGCTCCaatgcccaccccagagccagttgCAGCTCACCCACTGCTGTACCAGGACTCAATGCCCTCTTACCAGCTGGGATGGGTCTTGGCCCATATGCTATCTGAGGGATCCACGTCTACCTGAAcattccccatcccccaccctttcccccccgtgtctcctgcagcttccagctcctttGAGTTTGCAGTTACTTCTCCGGTTCCTCCCACAAAGACCAGTCCTGCAGGGACCatctccagccccagcccgctcAGCCACTTGGCATGTGTCACCTTCTGTAAAGAAAGGGGTCGGCAGTTGATCCACTCTGATGTGGCACAGGTAGGTATCCAAGTGAGAAGCCGGTGGTGTGGCTTCCTCTgggctggggcactgggggcTGGTTGTCCAGAGCGCCGATGCCCAGCACTGAGATGCAGCTAGCTCTGGGGTGGGCTGTCAGGGCTGGGGATAACAgggccccctgctgcagctggctctggggaaggtATCCCAGGGTCCCTGTGATGCATCTGGCTTTGGGGTGGGCACCAGGGACTGGGTATAACATGGCCACcagtgcagctggctctggggtgggcatccAGTGCCACAGGCTGTCTCATTTGACCCTGTAGGCACTGCTGGAGCATCGCAAGACCATGTAGGTCCAACCACTCCTAGCTGTGGAGGAGGAGACTTGGTAAGtgtcctgggcagggggtgggatgaGAACCTCTGGGTCTACCCCATCTGCTTTCAGGTTCAGAATGAATGGCACTGCCCTGCTGCAAACCCTGGTGCCCCTGGTCTGGGGGGAGCGCGAGCCCCCCTTGGGCCCTGCccgtgctgctgccctgctctgtgcccctctgggcaggtgcaggggtgCATTGGGCACAGCGTCAGGTTGGCGCAGCTGCTGCGACACGGCCGTGGCTGGGAGTAGTGTCCAGAGCCGAGCAGGCGGGTGCGCAGGCATCCAGCCCTCTGCGTCCAGCCCACACAGAGGTGGGGGACACAGTTTGGACACTGTGTTTGtatcctggacacctgggttctgcatGTGTGTCCGTGTCCCAGGGAGTTTCCAACAGTCTTTTCTCCCTTCACCTAGTTGCTGCTCCTACCTGGAGGATAGGCAGCTgagatggagcagcagcagcgtcATCAGCCCCTGCCTTTGCATGTGAACACCAGGCAGCCAGACAGGCGCAGGCCTCCTCTACTGCAGCCGCCCGCCTGGGCCTGTCCCTGTCCCATACATTCCATTTACGCAAAAGACTGGagggaggggttgttttttttggcacttttaaacCCATTTTGGACACCTTTTCCTGGCGGCCATGACACTACAAAGCCTTCTGGCTCCGCCTTCCCACCTCGCCACGTGCAGCAGCCACCAATATGCCCCCCTCTGCACACAGCAGTAAGGAGGTGGGGTTTGGCCTGACGGGGCCAGGTGGTGCTGATCCCCGGAAGGTGAATCTCGGCCTGACAGGGGGAGCAACCCAGACACGCATGAGAGTGCCGGGGTTTACACAAGCACGACGGCAGTCCCTCTCCCGTCTCGCTGCACGCAAGGGGCCGTCCATTCCCGCCCCGGTTTTCCTTTCGAAACCAGCACGAGGTTCCCCTGGCCCCTCTCAGAGGCATTTACCTGCCACTACTGCCGGCTTTACACTTTACCGGCGTCAGACCGAGCGTGCCACGCCCGGTGCCTCCTCCTGCTCTTGAAACAAGCGGGGGACGAGCCTCGGCGCCGCGTTTGGGCTGTGACGCGTGTAGCGGCCCGAGCGTCGCGGGCAACGCTGCAGCAGCGCCGGGGATGTATTTTGTGTGTAAGAGGGAAGGACGTTGCCGCGGGCGCAGGGTGGGGGTGCTCgggtgctattttttttaaattaaaaagccaAAGCCCAAAACAGCAGTGTTTcatgggtcgggggggggggtcttggccttggccttggccagGCAGGGTCAGGCACGAGCTAGGCAGCCCCAGGGCCGCGGAGGCCGCGAGAAGGGCGATGTTGGCTGGAGCGATCCGCCCCGGCCCAGCTGTTCCCGGGGGCGGGGAGCAGCTCAGGGGAGGCTCCGCCGGTGGCGCACAGCCAATGGGAGCCGGGCCCAGCCCTCGCCCCGCCCACTTCCGGACTGCACTTCGCAGCGGCAGCGGCAGGTCGGGTTGGGGCTCTGCACGCAGCGCCCGGGACCGGCTCGGACATGGTGTCGCTGCTGTGCTGCGGGCCCAAGCTGGCCGCCTGCGGCATCGTGCTCAGCGCCTGGGGGGTCATCATGCTGGTAGGGCACAggcggggggagcagggctggcggTGCCTAGCCGGGGGGCCCTGCCGGCCCCGAGAtctggcggcggcggcggtggggGGGGATAGGGAAGTTCCCAGCTGCGAGGAGGAAGGTGTGGGGGGTGACACGGGTCACGCGGGGCTGGGTCATGGCAGCGGGGCCCAGCCCTGGAAAGTTTTCCCCCCCCTCGTGGGGGCTGGAACTAGATCCAGGCCGGTTCCAGTTGTGTGTAAACAGGCTCGGGGGCTGACcgcagcaggagccagctagGAAGCGTAGGGTCTGGCCCGGCCAGCTCTGGGCCAGCCGGTGCACGTGGAAGAAGGTGCattggcaccctgggcaaacaGAGCTGGAGGTCCCCTGCCCCCACGGGAGggtccccttcccttcccttcctggtgctgtagggggccccagggccccaacaaccctgaGGTCACTGCTGAAGTGTGGGGGTTGCTCAGTTTTCCctcccctaaggccaccactgggtgctggctgggggctgggtggaccccactgggctggggggggcatgcctgcctcttttccctgctccccacctctctTGCCTGCCACAGCCCAACACGTACATGCGTCCGCACACGCTCCACTCACTCATTCTCTGCACATGGAGACACAGGCAGGGAGTTGCAGGTAAGTCTAATAGGGGCTGAGTCCCATGCGGCCACACAAACGCTCAGGGCTGGGCCGGGAGCACCTCGCCACACCCCTGTTGGCTGTAGCAGTGCTTCCAGGGGTGGTTGCAGAGGGCTAAGGTAAATTTGGGGGGGCTCTAGCCCCCCAAGGCTTCCCCCCCAGGCACAGTGCTGTGCggcactcctgccccccagccccattgttGGAGGGGCCCTACTCCTGGCTCCCAGATAACCAAGTGCAAAAGCCgaggttttaaacttggcaccatttttgtctccctgctgggAGAGAAAAGTAGCATCAAGTTTAAAGCCATGGCTTTTGCTTCCCTGATAAGGGTCCTGGGCACCCTGATTGGTAGTGGCCCCTGGGCCTGCGACCGGCAGTTTATCTGCCCatgccagcaggggcccagggcaaggcggcaggagcaggggctccatggagctgggcagcggcctggctccctgctctccctgccagTGGCCCAGCCACATGCAGTCCTGGGGTTCATCAAACCATGCACCACCAAGGctctctgcctctgccacaggTCATGAGTGCCCCCCCAGGCCtcactgtgctcctgctgctggtggcaggggctgcatgcaaTGGTGGGGTTGTGTTTGTAGGATGGGTCCAACATGCACACCCCCTCActaccatatacacacacacccacaccccccaggcacaccccagccaccctcctcctccacacaTACCACAATGCCCCCAGCTACCTTCTGCCACATCTACCCACAATTGACATAGCCACACAGACCCACATGCTTctgccccccacaaactccatacccccCTTTAAACTATGATGCAATCACCTCTACGTACACTGCACACAGATcaggaaaaaaacatgttttgaaaTCAATGAttcatgaccaacagatcgagggaggtgatgctccccctctgtgcagcattggtcaggccttagctggagtactgtgtccagttttgggtgccgcacttcaagagggacacggagaatctggagaggatccagaggagactgcttgcatgattagtggcctcagtgaaagaccctacaaggggaggttgagagatctggatctttTCAACCTTCACAACAGACGGCCatggggagaccttgtagccacctataagcttatcaagggaggacaacaggaaaTTGGTGATGCACtataccagagtgccccaggtagtaagtaggaataatgggtgcaaactagtagagagtagatttaggttaggtattaggaacaaatttttcacagtaagagtggccagaatctggaacgggctgccaagagaggtagtactatcacctaacttggaggtcttcaagaggaggcttgacagtcacctggctggggtcgtctgacctcggtcctctttcctgccaggttGGACACGGCGATCCATTGTGATCCCTTCTcgctctacaatctatgaatcaaatgaGTGTatgttgtttgggtttttgttttttgagtttttttaagactaagttgttgggttttttcctggttccaagatggcaaccagggggtagggcacctgtcaaggtgtAGGGCTACCCCTGCcgccctcagcagctcaccaaaactagtTGAGCATCCCACCAGCCGAGATAATTGGCCAACCCTGGTTTAAGGGCAATGGGGAGGAGCTGACTGGGGATGGTCACAGGCTGGTGCTTTCCCAGTGAGGAGTCTGGGGGTCTTCACACCAACACTCAGCCCTCTAAAattctcctgccccccccagatCCTGCTGGGCATCTTCTTCAATGTGCACTCAGCCGTGCTGATCGAGGACGTGCCCTTCACTGAGGAAGACTTTGATGAGTAAGAGTTGGGGGGGGAACCAatttgggcctgatcctggtgctgGCCTGGATGGTCTTGGTGGGGGTGGGCTCTTCTCACCTCCAAGGGCCCTGATCCTTGGAGGATCCccagctgaggagggggcaggTTTCTTCTCCAGGGCCATGATCCTGGGCTACAGGGGTGGGGAGTCCTGTATGTCTGTGGCTGTCTCCTGGACACCTGGGGGGGGGCGGTTGTGTGACAGGGCTGACCCCCAccctctctgtcccctccccccccagtgtgCATGGGCCGGAGAAGATCTACCGCCTGTACGAGCAGGTCAGCTACAACTGCTTCATCGCGGCCGGGCTCTACGTGCTGCTGGGCGGCTTCTCCTTCTGCCAGGTTCGGCTCAACAAGCGCAAGGAGTACATGGTGCGCTAGGAGCCCCCAGCGCGGCCCCCTCCTCCACTGGGACCAGCTGCCACCTCCTTATTTATGACCCCCCTGGACCATGGTCCTTTgctcctgtccccctgcccccccccccaaaagcagcTGCAGGGACTCTGGGAAACAGGGACCCCTTGCTGGGAGCAGACTCAGCTCCTTGGACCAGcaagaaagggatctggggggagTCTAGCACTCTAGTGCCTCCCCTTtctgtgtatggtgggggggtcTGAGCTGCAGGGAACCTGCTCCAGGGTTTTGCCGCCTCTTCCCCAAATGTGTCTGTCCCCCACCATCCTGGAGCTTCTTGTCTAGTGCAATAAATGGAGCTGGATCCTGCGGTTGTGCTGGAGCCTTGGGGctgtgggttgtttgtttgttgggggagggggttggctctgtctggcaggggaagggcagaggaTTTCCAACTCTTTTTTCCAGGTGCATTGTGGGTAGGCAGGGAGCCTGGCTTTACTTAAAACtgtggttttgtatttttaccccCATAAAACAATACCATTTGAAAATAAGCCCAAACCCACACTTCAGGTGAACTAACTGATGCAAAGAAGAAAGTCTTAAGATAAACGGAATGTTTATGCTgtgaacgtagtctttctagactttacgaaggcctttgacaccatctctcaccccatcctcatcaataaattaagcgactgtggcattgatgcctgcacagttggatgggtaaaaaattggccgATGGGGGCGTACCCAGAGaggagtggtggatgggttgtactcaacctggtgagatgtgagcagtggggtaccccagggctcggtcctcgggcccgcgctgtttaacatcttcatcagcaacttggatgagggggtggaaagcacgctgtccaggtttgctgatgacagTAAGATATGGGGCGAGTTGGACACacctgaagggagagagaaggctgcaactagatttagacagactacaaaagtgggcagacgagacta
This sequence is a window from Alligator mississippiensis isolate rAllMis1 chromosome 15, rAllMis1, whole genome shotgun sequence. Protein-coding genes within it:
- the RNASEK gene encoding ribonuclease kappa, with amino-acid sequence MVSLLCCGPKLAACGIVLSAWGVIMLILLGIFFNVHSAVLIEDVPFTEEDFDDVHGPEKIYRLYEQVSYNCFIAAGLYVLLGGFSFCQVRLNKRKEYMVR